A stretch of Mycobacterium sp. ITM-2016-00316 DNA encodes these proteins:
- a CDS encoding DUF4878 domain-containing protein, producing the protein MSNPTEPEGGKQEPDPDAPESDDSSERRFTAPSGFDGSTQIIQSVPEPPTEIFAAGEPTEMIDSTAFADSSKAAAPQVIPPRDDAPKPPRARRSWGWVIAVVLVISALVALAVLGTVLLTRGGANATSQEDQVRSTIESFDIAIQKGDLAALRGITCGATRESYVQYDDRSWAETHKRVAAAKQYPVVASIDEVVVENDHAEANVTTFMANAPQTRSTRSFDLQFRDDQWKICQNG; encoded by the coding sequence ATGTCGAACCCAACAGAGCCCGAAGGCGGCAAGCAGGAACCCGACCCGGATGCGCCGGAATCCGACGATTCGTCGGAGCGCCGGTTCACCGCGCCGTCGGGCTTCGACGGATCCACCCAGATCATCCAGTCGGTGCCCGAGCCCCCGACCGAGATCTTCGCCGCGGGCGAACCCACCGAGATGATCGACAGCACCGCGTTCGCCGACAGCTCCAAAGCGGCTGCGCCGCAGGTGATCCCGCCGCGCGATGACGCACCCAAGCCGCCACGTGCCCGGCGTAGCTGGGGCTGGGTGATCGCCGTCGTGCTGGTGATCTCGGCGCTGGTGGCGCTCGCGGTGCTGGGCACGGTACTGCTGACCCGTGGTGGCGCCAACGCCACATCGCAGGAAGACCAGGTCCGTTCGACCATCGAGAGCTTCGACATCGCCATCCAGAAGGGCGACCTGGCGGCGCTGCGCGGTATCACCTGCGGCGCGACCAGGGAGAGCTACGTCCAGTACGACGACCGCTCCTGGGCCGAGACCCACAAGCGGGTCGCGGCCGCCAAGCAGTACCCGGTGGTGGCCAGCATCGACGAGGTCGTCGTGGAGAACGACCACGCCGAGGCGAATGTCACCACCTTCATGGCCAATGCGCCGCAGACGCGTTCCACCCGGAGCTTCGACCTCCAGTTCCGTGACGACCAGTGGAAGATCTGCCAGAACGGGTGA
- a CDS encoding DUF3151 domain-containing protein, whose protein sequence is MTRMGDLLGPDPVLLPGDTEAEGELEAGEKAAIVAAAHPSASVAWATLAEQALSEDHPVAAYAYARTGYHRGLDQLRRNGWKGFGPVPYAHEPNRGFLRCVAALARAAQEIGETPEYARCLDLLDDCDPSARAALGVN, encoded by the coding sequence ATGACGCGAATGGGCGACCTGCTGGGGCCGGATCCGGTGCTGCTGCCGGGCGATACGGAAGCTGAAGGCGAACTGGAGGCCGGCGAGAAGGCTGCCATCGTCGCCGCGGCGCACCCGAGCGCCTCGGTGGCGTGGGCCACGCTCGCCGAGCAGGCGCTGTCGGAGGATCATCCAGTGGCCGCTTACGCGTATGCCCGCACCGGGTATCACCGCGGACTCGACCAGCTGCGTCGCAACGGCTGGAAGGGCTTCGGTCCGGTGCCCTATGCGCACGAGCCGAACCGGGGCTTTCTGCGTTGCGTGGCGGCGCTCGCCCGGGCCGCCCAGGAGATCGGTGAGACACCCGAGTACGCGCGGTGCCTGGATCTGCTCGACGACTGCGACCCGTCCGCGCGCGCCGCGCTCGGGGTGAACTAG